GATTGGAAAAATTCAAAAAAAATAAATATGATTTAGTGATAGCGGATATAAACATGCCAGTGATGGATGGAATTACAATGATAAAAGAAATTCGAAAAATTGATAAGTTCATCCCTATTATTACTTTAACAACAGAATCAGAAGAAACAAAAAAACAAGAAGGAAGAGCCGCTGGAGCTGATGGTTGGATTGTCAAACCTTTTAAACCAGCTCAATTCTTAGATATTATAAAGCAAATTTTAGAGGGTTAAGTGAAAAAAAAAGGATTTAAAATTTTATTAATACATGAAAACTTTGAACAATTAAGGGAAATCAAAAGTTTTTTAAAA
The sequence above is a segment of the Leptospiraceae bacterium genome. Coding sequences within it:
- a CDS encoding response regulator, which codes for MAHILAVDDSQTMRDLVKETLESVGYQVTVAENGLDGLEKFKKNKYDLVIADINMPVMDGITMIKEIRKIDKFIPIITLTTESEETKKQEGRAAGADGWIVKPFKPAQFLDIIKQILEG